A genomic stretch from Lathyrus oleraceus cultivar Zhongwan6 chromosome 2, CAAS_Psat_ZW6_1.0, whole genome shotgun sequence includes:
- the LOC127122656 gene encoding uncharacterized protein LOC127122656 — protein MVQESKPVTHFSATTGETRTEDKYKTLEERLKVIEGFSIFGVDAMGMCLVPDVAIPPKFKTPDFEKYKGVIFPRNHLRMFVRNMVAYAANEKLMMHSFHDSLSGASLDWYTQLERTHVKTWEDLANSFLRQYKYNLDMAFNRIGKIGKPSLNQNCNKRYTNSNNSKKGETNFVTVEGSSQASYNPYIVAVGPYQYPRQAYSKPQAQQARALTQQNQQNWYAQRDQQRPWKEFDPIPITYTQVLPYLNQKGLVEIKLLAHPPNLPPRGYDANAMCDFHTGSPGHNTDKFLALKSKVQDLLDHKIISFSLEGPNLKENPMPRHYGPTINVVEGLDDTVLTQRMDQVRTPISKICEKLIGYKVFEELHANYKICLVNPNTCEKMKECLQQMMSEAYVRDKLIVLEPAITNIAGIGGMTWSGRVFSPEPRSKEKTPESSKDKEVESSRKTIPQGEAEEFLRLIKKSDYKSLLKILNGAHVTQDITVNQFDDVVANITASKCLRFSNDELPPEGHSHNKALHISLKCQDSLLSRVLVDTGSSLIVMPKNTLGKLNNVRTSMKVNTLVVKAFDGSKRMVIREVDLPITVGPHTFMATFQVMDINPSSSCLIGRPWIHVAGVVTSTLHQRLKFIIDDKLIIVEGEEDMFISHLSSFKYINTDGETLEIPFQSLKIAVVSRRKEKSISPWEKISKLIKGRDTQGWGKLLEKPEKKDRLRLGYIPANEGVQKRDQKKLCTLRETFHGAGYIDEGQVAVVDEKEKGIPNLVCHCSLDITLSN, from the exons ATGGTCCAAGAAAGTAAACCAGTTACTCACTTTTCTGCCACTACTGGGGAAACAAGAACTGAAGACAAATATAAAACCCTAGAAGAAAGACTAAAAGTGATTGAAGGTTTCAGTATCTTCGGAGTTGATGCTATGGGGATGTGCTTGGTACCAGATGTTGCTATACCTCCAAAGTTCAAAACTCctgattttgagaaatacaagggtgTCATTTTCCCTAGGAACCATCTCAGGATGTTCGTCAGAAATATGGTTGCCTATGCAGCAAATGAAAAACTAATGATGCATAGTTTCCATGACAGTCTAAGTGGGGCATCCCTAGACTGGTACACGCAGCTTGAAAGAACCCATGTCAAGACTTGGGAAGACCTAGCTAATTCCTTCTTAAGGCAATACAAGTATAATCTAGATATGGCTTTCAATCGCAT CGGTAAGATTGGAAAACCATCCTTAAATCAAAACTGTAACAAAAGGTACACCAACAGTAACAATTCAAAGAAAGGTGAGACCAATTTTGTCACAGTGGAAGGGAGTTCTCAGGCGTCTTACAATCCTTACATCGTTGCAGTAGGTCCTTATCAATATCCACGGCAGGCATACTCTAAGCCTCAAGCACAACAGGCTAGAGCACTAACTCAACAAAATCAACAAAATTGGTACGCCCAGAGGGATCAGCAAAGGCCATGGAAGGAATTTGACCCCATACCTATAACATATACTCAGGTCTTGCCATACTTAAATCAAAAGGGATTGGTAGAGATTAAACTTCTGGCACATCCGCCGAATCTTCCTCCACGTGGTTACGATGCTAACGCCATGTGTGACTTCCACACCGGATCACCAGGACATAATACTGATAAGTTCTTGGCACTTAAATCCAAGGTACAAGACTTATTAGATCACAAGATTATCTCTTTCTCTCTAGAGGGTCCAAATCTGAAGGAAAATCCAATGCCAAGACACTATGGTCCAACTATCAATGTGGTGGAAGGACTAGATGATACCGTTCTGACCCAAAGGATGGATCAAGTGAGGACTCCCATATCAAAGATATGTGAAAAATTGATTGGTTACAAGGTATTCGAAGAGTTACATGCTAACTATAAAATTTGCCTCGTCAATCCAAACACATGCGAAAAGATGAAGGAATGTCTTCAACAAATGATGAGTGAAG CATATGTAAGAGACAAACTTATAGTGTTAGAACCAGCAATCACTAATATTGCTGGAATTGGGGGCATGACCTGGAGCGGAAGGGTGTTTTCTCCTGAGCCACGATCAAAAGAAAAGACACCTGAAAGTTCAAAAGATAAGGAAGTTGAATCTTCCAGGAAGACCATACCTCAAGGAGAAGCCGAGGAATTCTTAAGGTTGATCAAAAAGAGCGACTACAAG TCATTGTTGAAAATATTAAATGGAGCCCATGTTACTCAAGACATAACGGTAAATCAATTTGATGATGTGGTGGCTAATATCACTGCTAGCAAGTGTTTGAGGTTTAGCAATGATGAATTACCACCAGAGGGACATTCTCATAACAAAGCTTTACACATATCCCTCAAATGCCAAGATAGTCTCCTATCACGGGTattggtggacacaggatcatctCTGATTGTCATGCCTAAAAATACTTTGGGAAAGCTTAATAATGTAAGAACATCCATGAAAGTTAATACCTTGGTggtcaaggcttttgatggttcaAAGAGGATGGTAATTAGGGAAGTTGATTTACCAATAACTGTGGGACCTCATACCTTTATGGccacttttcaagtaatggacatcaATCCATCCTCTAGTTGTCTCATTGGACGACCTTGGATTCATGTTGCAGGAGTTGTAACGTCAACCTTACACCAGAGATTGAAATTCATAATCGATGATAAGCTAATAATCGTCGAAGGGGAAGAGGACATGTTCATTAGCCACCTTTCATCCTTCAAATACATAAACACGGACGGAGAAACATTGGAAATACCTTTTCAGTCCTTAAAGATTGCAGTAGTCAgtcgaagaaaagaaaaatcaataTCCCCATGGGAAAAGATATCAAAATTGATCAAGGGTAGAGATACCCAAGGCTGGGGAAAGCTGTTGGAGAAACCAGAGAAAAAGGATCGGCTCAGGCTGGGTTACATACCAGCTAATGAAGGAGTTCAAAAGAGAGACCAGAAGAAACTTTGTACACTTCGAGAAACCTTCCACGGTGCGGGATATATCGATGAAGGTCAAGTGGCCGTGGTcgatgaaaaagaaaaagggatACCTAACTTGGTGTGCCACTGTTCACTAGATATAACTCTCAGCAACTAG